A region from the Pseudopipra pipra isolate bDixPip1 chromosome 8, bDixPip1.hap1, whole genome shotgun sequence genome encodes:
- the LOC135417946 gene encoding uncharacterized protein LOC135417946, with product MFSWHRSFTLGAPWRAGKKSPPAEDKVVLTHMKILSNEGIQNPGLIPEAPADTACTEESHLPGASLPPDCLENPNAAAAPADPNCADGPASTDYVPTLPDLSAFESKCRLHRFSKFESEDSGVELPSGANSPSTPTGSEKSFVLHSRDSFCDSGVLSTSSSPEIDHQLMRTCKEHARKVSLQDPESKNQDDYYTQEADAVQGPTASLEDFSVPQEENPDEHFDQSDKQFPEKEPTPEMDLSRESTLSTPGPIEEPKTIADNFPENFGSVQDLQIHEHPLKKYPTSDSLNEYMDECCRLSEVNQGNSKALGSGLGYLEHICQLIEKIGQLQEHNLRLQKQVCSLQKEQKMCQLKEEYLLQHCSCGAASIFLSSHQDIKTMFAGRSRPHSLLVQTGNPSDLSIIPEIGANTEKLSSCNGSERDSESGKSQLMVGLRKSSNNRNKENEFREAGSMAEGQAFPSKDPSVRKGLDVSKNISGESHAWGRMRDLMRKTRLRNQNKLGLTSAALKRSCPQLYRPDIMSSELKKTERNSMIILGQNTKNENMWPF from the exons cagGTAAGAAGAGCCCACCTGCTGAGGACAAAGTTGTGTTGACACACATGAAGATATTGAGCAATGAAGGAATTCAAAACCCAGGGTTAATCCCAGAGGCTCCAGCTGACACAGCCTGTACAGAAGAGTCCCATCTTCCCGGTGCCAGCCTCCCACCAGACTGCTTGGAAAATCCAAATGCAGCAGCCGCACCGGCAGATCCAAACTGTGCAGATGGCCCGGCAAGCACTGACTACGTACCCACCCTGCCGGACCTCAGCGCCTTCGAGTCCAAGTGCCGGCTTCATAGATTCTCCAAATTTGAATCTGAGGACTCAGGGGTTGAATTGCCAAGTGGGGCTAATTCTCCATCGACACCGACTGGCTCAGAGAAGAGCTTTGTGCTTCACAGCAGAGACTCATTTTGTGACTCGGGTGTGCTTAGCACCTCTTCTTCTCCAGAAATTGACCATCAGCTAATGAGAACATGTAAAGAACATGCCAGAAAAGTCAGCCTCCAAGATCCAGAGAGCAAAAACCAAGATGATTACTACACCCAGGAGGCAGATGCTGTGCAGGGTCCTACAGCTTCCCTTGAAGACTTCAGCGTCCCTCAGGAAGAAAATCCTGATGAACATTTTGACCAGAGTGACAAGCAGTTTCCAGAAAAGGAACCTACCCCAGAGATGGACCTTTCCAGGGAAAGCACTCTTTCCACCCCAGGTCCCATAGAAGAGCCAAAGACAATTGCTGACAATTTCCCAGAGAATTTTGGCAGCGTGCAAGACCTTCAGATCCATGAACATCCGCTGAAGAAGTACCCCACAAGTGACAGTCTGAATGAATACATGGATGAATGCTGTAGACTGAGTGAG GTGAACCAAGGTAACAGCAAAGCCCTGGGATCTGGTCTGGGATACCTAGAACACATTTGCCAACTGATTGAAAAGAttgggcagctgcaggagcacaaCCTGCGTCTCCAAAAACAGGTGTGCAGCTTGCAGAAAGAGCAGAAGATGTGCCAGTTAAAAGAG GAATACCTTCTGCAGCATTGCTCCTGTGGAGCTGCCAGCATCTTCCTCAGCTCACATCAAGACATTAAAACAATGTTTGCTGGGAGGAGCAGACCTCACAGCCTCTTGGTTCAGACTGGAAACCCATCTGATCTTTCCATCATCCCAGAAATAGGAGCGAACACTGAAAAGCTGAGCAGCTGCAATG GAAGCGAGAGAGACTCGGAATCAGGAAAGAGCCAGTTGATGGTGGGGCTCAGGAAGTCATCAAACAACAGGAACAAGGAGAATGAGTTCAGAGAAGCTGGCAGTATGGCTGAGGGACAGGCTTTCCCATCAAAGGACCCTTCAGTAAGAAAG GGTCTGGATGTCAGCAAGAACATCTCG GGTGAGAGCCATGCTTGGGGGAGAATGAGAGATCTTATGAGAAAGACACGGTTGAGAAATCAGAACAAGCTGGGACTGacctctgctgctctgaagaGGTCCTGCCCACAGTTGTACAG